Sequence from the Sphingobacteriaceae bacterium GW460-11-11-14-LB5 genome:
ATAAGCTGTGGAATATCTACTTCTTCGTTTCCGCGCCCATCACCTAATACCAGGTTAATCCTCGAACCAACAGGTACAATTTGTCCGGCCGCTATCGGCTGACCGCCAAAAGAAGCTTCCAGAACCACATCGCGACTTACATCCGGTTTATAGGTCGTATCTCCAAGTTTTAATCTCGAACTCTCTATAATGGCTTGTGCTTCACGTAAGGTTTTAAACGCAATATCCGGGAATTTTGTATTCGGTGTTTTTCCGGCATTAATGGTTAAGTAAATGGTACGGTTATCTTTTACAAAGGTATTGGGGTCAGGATCCTGGTCAATCACAATCCCGGCAGGCTGATCCATAATAAAAACAGAATCTACTTCATATTTTAATCCGGCGTCTTCGAGTTTCTTAACGGCTTGCTCAAAAGATAAGCCCTTTACCATCGGTACATTCAAACCTTGTCCGTGTTTGGTATAATATCTTAAACTAAAAAAAGCAATCAGCAGCAACACAACAACGGTTACAATTGCAGCTAAAATGTTGTTCCTAAACGACTTGGTTTTTAAATAATCTATAAATTTAGACATGAATCTTAAATTTGGGTTATGCGTACAAGCTCAAATGTAACTATTTTAATGATTGATTGAATTATAGAATCGATTTCCCCATTCCATCATTCGCTAATTTCTTCATTCCAGCATTGAATAAATTCTCTCAATCAATATCACTAAAGCACAAAGATATTTATATTTTTGAGGATATATTTATATTCAATTTCTATTTATAAAAGGATTTTTAACATGAAGAAAACGATAGCATTGTTAACAGGCGGTACCACAGGCGAATGGGTTGTTTCGGTGAAAAGCGCGGCCACTATTGCCCAGAATATCGACCCGGATTTATACGATGTGTATAAGATTATGCTGAACGAAAAGGGCTGGTTTTATGAACCTGCTGACTCTGTTAAAATTGAAATTGATAAAAATGATTTTTCCTTAACACTGGAAGGCCGAAAAATTAAGTTTGATGGTGTTTTTATTGCCATACATGGTTCTCCTGGCGAGGATGGAAAATTACAGGGCTATTTTGATATGTTAGGTATTCCATACACCGCCTGTGATGCATTAACTTCATCAATTACTATGAATAAAGGCTATACCAAAGCGGTTGTAGAAGGTATAAATAACCTATATACAGCAAAATCTGTTCAGATTTTTAAGGGTGGAAACCATAATTTAAATCAAATTAAACAGGATTTAAGGTTGCCTTATTTTGTTAAACCCAATAGCGGGGGCAGCAGCATTGGCATGAGTAAAGTGAAACATGCTGATGATCTTGAAGAAGCGGTTGAAAAAGCATTTAAGGAAGATACTCAGATCTTAATAGAAGAGTTTGTGAGCGGCAGGGAGTTTTCGATCGGCGTTTTTGGCGCGGAAGGAAAAATTATTGTTTTGCCAACAACAGAGGTTATCCCGGCAAATGAGTTTTTTGATTTCGAAGCAAAGTATACTCCAGGCGCAACGGAAGAAATTACACCGGGCAGGATGAATGAAGAAGAGCTAAGTCGTGTGCAGCAGGTGGTAAAAGATGTATACAAAAAACTAAACTGCAGGGGAGTAGTGCGTGTCGATTACTTTCTGGAAGAAGGAACCGGTAAGTTTTATTTTATCGAAATTAATACCATTCCTGGTCAAACCGCAACCAGTTTTATTCCGCAACAGGTAGCTGCAATGGGGATAACATTGAAAGAGTTTTATACCCGCTTAATGAAGGAGACCTTAGGGTAGTTTTCCTAAATCTTGTCATTAGCGTCATTCCCAACTGCGCAGGAATGATGAACGATTAAGCGGATTAAACTACTATAAGCAACGATGAATATCCAAAAACTGATTGATAAAGGCTTAAAAGTTAAAAGTTACCTAAAAGATTCGGTTATTTATGAGCCGGATATGCAGCCCCGGTATGTGTATTTTATCAAATCGGGTGAGGTGAGAATGGTTACCGTGAGCGATGAAGGAAAGGAATTTATTCAGGGCGTTTTTAAAACGGGACAGTATTTTGGCGAACCCGCCTTATTAATAGACCGGCCTTATTTAGCTTTTACCATTACCAATAAAGATTCGCAGCTAATTGCTGTCAATAAAGAAGATTTCTTCGACCTAATCATAAACGAGCCTGATTTTAGCATGGATTTGATCCGGACCTTAAGTCACCGCCTTTTTTATAAATCGATGATGCTGGAAGAACTGGCCAGCGAAAAGGCTGATCATCGCTTGTTAACGATTATCAATTACCTTCTTAATGATATAGCCACAGGTGAAAATTTAAAGGTAACGCGACAAGAATTAGCCGATATGACTGGTTTACGGGTAGAAACAGTAATCCGTGGCACTAAAATACTAGCCGAAAAAGGACTGATCAAAACCCTAAAAGGAAAAATAGTAAAGGTTTAGTGTTTTTTGTATTAAACAAGAACCAATGAACTAATGACTAATTACCAGTGAACTAATGAACCAGTGAACCAATCCTCAAACATGATGTAGATCATAATTAGTCTTTAATTTTAGACTTACCTTTGTACAATTAAATTAGAAGATTATGGCTGAGTTATCTAAATTCCAGGCTTTTATGCAGTGTAAATGTCCGCGCTGCCGCAAAGGTGAGATTTTTACCGGAAGTGCTTATTCTTTCAGACTGCAAAAAACAAATGTTAGCTGTCCGCATTGTAACTTAAAATTTGAGCGTGAACCAGGGTTTTTCTATGTTGCGATGTTTGTAAGTTATGCAATGAATGTTGCAGAAATTATTACGATTGGAGTAGCATCGTATGTTTTGGGCTTACCTTTAATTTATGAAAACCTGTGGTATTATGTTGGTTTAATCTTAACCGGTGTTTTATTGTTATCACCCATTAATTACCGTTATTCGAGGGTTATTCTGCTTCATTACCTTACACCAGGCTTGCATTATGTTCCGGGAAGTGGGGATTAATAGATTATAGATAGCAGAGCGGACAATTTTAATAGTCCGCCCGCCCTTTTTTAGTTATTTCTTCATTGGGTGTTGAATATATTCTGATAATCGGACAACCTTTCCGTTTCTCAATTGAATATCATTAAATAAGGCCACCGTATCGGTTTTGCCATCTTTTGTGGTAGAAACCTGGTTGTACCACAAGCTTACCCATTCTTCACTTTTATCTTTGTTCACTACCGATTCCATATCCTGCATTTCGATTTTAAAGCCCTTCATTTTATTAAACTCACCTTGTACTTCTTTAAGGAACTGCGCTTTTGTACCTTTAAATTGGTAGCCATCTACGGCTAAGGACATACTGTCGGCAAGTACCTTGCTCATACTGGCCGTATCTAAATTTTCGAATGTTTTAATCAGTGTCATGGCGGTTACTGCATTTTTGGTATCGGGGTTCATTTCCCAATTTTGCACCTGTTTAATGGTATATGGATACTTGGTGCTGTCTGCTGTTGCAGTATCAGTAGTTTTAGCTTCCTTGTTCTCACATGCTGCAAAAAGTAAGGTAGCCACGATTAGGGTTGATAATTTCTTCATGATAATTAGTTTATTGGTTACTTAAATATAACTAATTACTTGAATATTAAATAAATGTGAATCGTTTTTGTTCGTGACTTTACATAGCGA
This genomic interval carries:
- a CDS encoding serine/threonine protein kinase; translation: MSKFIDYLKTKSFRNNILAAIVTVVVLLLIAFFSLRYYTKHGQGLNVPMVKGLSFEQAVKKLEDAGLKYEVDSVFIMDQPAGIVIDQDPDPNTFVKDNRTIYLTINAGKTPNTKFPDIAFKTLREAQAIIESSRLKLGDTTYKPDVSRDVVLEASFGGQPIAAGQIVPVGSRINLVLGDGRGNEEVDIPQLMGLTMDEAKFSLRGSNLSLGTIIYDGPITDSAAAIIIKQDPMLVDSLTKVAIGTKINITLSNKQQ
- a CDS encoding D-alanine--D-alanine ligase A, producing the protein MKKTIALLTGGTTGEWVVSVKSAATIAQNIDPDLYDVYKIMLNEKGWFYEPADSVKIEIDKNDFSLTLEGRKIKFDGVFIAIHGSPGEDGKLQGYFDMLGIPYTACDALTSSITMNKGYTKAVVEGINNLYTAKSVQIFKGGNHNLNQIKQDLRLPYFVKPNSGGSSIGMSKVKHADDLEEAVEKAFKEDTQILIEEFVSGREFSIGVFGAEGKIIVLPTTEVIPANEFFDFEAKYTPGATEEITPGRMNEEELSRVQQVVKDVYKKLNCRGVVRVDYFLEEGTGKFYFIEINTIPGQTATSFIPQQVAAMGITLKEFYTRLMKETLG
- a CDS encoding cyclic nucleotide-binding protein gives rise to the protein MNIQKLIDKGLKVKSYLKDSVIYEPDMQPRYVYFIKSGEVRMVTVSDEGKEFIQGVFKTGQYFGEPALLIDRPYLAFTITNKDSQLIAVNKEDFFDLIINEPDFSMDLIRTLSHRLFYKSMMLEELASEKADHRLLTIINYLLNDIATGENLKVTRQELADMTGLRVETVIRGTKILAEKGLIKTLKGKIVKV
- a CDS encoding DUF983 domain-containing protein, producing MAELSKFQAFMQCKCPRCRKGEIFTGSAYSFRLQKTNVSCPHCNLKFEREPGFFYVAMFVSYAMNVAEIITIGVASYVLGLPLIYENLWYYVGLILTGVLLLSPINYRYSRVILLHYLTPGLHYVPGSGD